Proteins from a single region of Pirellulales bacterium:
- a CDS encoding FHA domain-containing protein, with protein MANITLRILDGTDRGRVYENLATPITLGREEGNSIQLNDERVSRFHLKIQSDRDKVVLTDLQSTNGTKVNGEDVQVRILRHGDLISIGRSVVLFGSPQEINDRIAELQRQHGAESLSDSKAQGAKVESGTGSQISANPQDFDFELNWSSSYDYQHLLHQLQLPDLPQELSPAQTAQLSELLEYMHIRLRQVLAAAKIKGPMELVLLEYQPWQQLLDLQGKLAEYLKTIGDPRE; from the coding sequence TACGAAAACTTGGCCACGCCCATCACGCTCGGTCGCGAGGAAGGAAACTCCATTCAATTGAATGACGAGCGGGTAAGCCGCTTTCATCTCAAAATTCAAAGCGACCGTGACAAAGTGGTGCTGACGGACCTGCAAAGCACCAATGGCACCAAAGTCAACGGCGAAGACGTCCAAGTGCGGATTTTACGCCACGGAGACCTGATCTCCATCGGTAGGTCGGTGGTGTTGTTTGGTTCGCCGCAAGAAATCAACGACCGGATCGCGGAACTACAGCGGCAGCACGGGGCCGAGTCCCTTTCCGACAGCAAAGCGCAAGGGGCCAAGGTCGAATCAGGCACGGGAAGCCAAATCTCCGCCAACCCGCAGGACTTTGACTTTGAGCTGAATTGGAGTTCCAGTTACGACTATCAGCATTTGCTGCATCAATTGCAACTGCCGGACCTGCCCCAGGAACTTAGTCCCGCGCAGACCGCGCAACTTTCGGAATTGCTCGAGTACATGCACATTCGCCTGCGGCAAGTTCTGGCCGCCGCCAAGATTAAAGGCCCGATGGAGCTAGTGCTATTAGAGTATCAACCCTGGCAGCAACTACTGGATCTGCAGGGGAAACTGGCCGAATATCTGAAAACGATCGGCGATCCGCGGGAATAG